In Flavobacteriaceae bacterium, the following proteins share a genomic window:
- a CDS encoding glycosyltransferase family 2 protein codes for MLQLHISHDYNLNILLLLKEIQTLTFMFTFTTNVKNEKVFYSIKNELIMKLSFEILLSTMFKTDLSFLKKVFVHEHFSNFNILIINQTDEEKILISDYENVRVINSLERGSPASRNLAIKNATGDICLMADDDIVYQPNLKETILEAYNQNSDMDMISFEAIDENGKLYANYYPEGNHDKISLKEIYTWVITFRREVFNHYHIYFNHFFGVGSVFKGETEYVFLRNAFDKNLKMYHISKIIVMHPYESSGRKMGGDEAIYARSALTQRFHGNLSYFWLIKYLFFVWRNNYINLKQIPLKFKIGLKGISKYKELKKTGEIDKIYVN; via the coding sequence ATGCTTCAATTACATATTTCTCATGATTATAACTTAAACATATTACTGTTACTAAAGGAGATTCAGACATTAACTTTTATGTTTACCTTTACAACAAATGTAAAGAATGAGAAAGTATTTTACAGTATCAAAAACGAATTGATTATGAAATTGAGTTTTGAGATTTTACTCTCTACAATGTTTAAAACAGATTTGTCATTTTTGAAAAAGGTTTTTGTTCATGAGCATTTTTCGAATTTTAATATTTTAATAATAAATCAAACAGATGAAGAAAAAATATTGATATCTGATTATGAAAATGTTAGAGTTATAAATTCTTTAGAAAGAGGCTCGCCAGCGAGTAGGAATTTAGCAATAAAAAATGCAACTGGAGATATTTGCCTTATGGCTGATGACGATATTGTTTATCAACCAAATTTAAAAGAAACAATTCTTGAAGCTTATAATCAAAATAGTGATATGGATATGATCTCTTTTGAAGCTATTGATGAAAATGGAAAGTTATATGCAAATTACTATCCTGAAGGTAATCACGATAAAATATCTCTAAAAGAAATTTATACTTGGGTGATTACATTTAGAAGAGAAGTTTTTAATCATTATCATATATATTTTAATCATTTTTTTGGGGTAGGATCTGTATTTAAAGGAGAAACAGAGTATGTTTTTTTGCGTAATGCTTTTGATAAAAATTTAAAAATGTATCACATATCTAAAATAATAGTAATGCATCCCTATGAAAGCTCAGGGAGAAAAATGGGAGGAGATGAAGCAATTTATGCTAGGTCAGCATTAACACAGCGTTTTCACGGTAATTTAAGCTATTTTTGGTTGATAAAATATTTGTTTTTCGTCTGGAGAAATAATTATATTAACCTCAAACAAATACCATTAAAGTTTAAAATAGGCCTTAAAGGGATTTCAAAATATAAAGAATTGAAAAAAACAGGAGAAATAGATAAAATATATGTTAATTAA
- a CDS encoding ATP-binding cassette domain-containing protein: protein MSETVLQLKDVSIFQGDSLVLSDVNLEMEKGDFVYLIGKTGTGKSSFMKTLYGDLSLTKGEGSIVNFNLNGLKENDIPFLRRKLGVVFQDFKLLNDRTVNDNLEFVLKATGWKLKEEISNRIEEVLNKVAMKSKGFKFPYELSGGEQQRIAIARALLNNPELILADEPTGNLDPQTSIEVMEVLQDLNKKGNTILMATHDYALLLKYPSKTLKCDDNKVYEVVQRKN, encoded by the coding sequence ATGTCTGAAACTGTTTTACAATTAAAAGATGTTTCTATTTTTCAAGGAGATAGTTTAGTACTCTCTGATGTAAACCTCGAGATGGAAAAAGGAGATTTCGTATATCTTATTGGAAAAACGGGTACTGGAAAAAGTAGTTTTATGAAAACACTTTATGGTGATTTATCGCTTACTAAAGGAGAAGGTTCTATTGTAAATTTTAACTTGAATGGATTGAAAGAAAACGATATTCCTTTTTTAAGACGTAAACTTGGAGTAGTATTTCAAGATTTTAAACTTTTAAACGACAGAACTGTAAACGATAATTTAGAGTTTGTTTTAAAAGCAACAGGATGGAAACTTAAAGAGGAAATCTCAAACAGGATTGAAGAAGTACTTAATAAGGTTGCAATGAAATCTAAAGGGTTTAAATTCCCTTATGAATTGTCTGGAGGAGAACAGCAACGTATTGCCATTGCCAGAGCTCTTTTAAACAATCCTGAATTAATTCTTGCTGATGAGCCTACCGGAAACCTTGATCCACAAACAAGTATTGAGGTTATGGAAGTATTACAAGATCTTAATAAAAAAGGAAATACTATTTTAATGGCTACTCATGACTATGCATTACTTTTAAAATATCCCAGTAAAACTTTAAAATGTGATGATAATAAAGTTTATGAAGTTGTTCAGAGAAAGAACTAA
- a CDS encoding O-antigen translocase has translation MKKIIKYINDNVLIKVASLNSASVVTKIITGFLTSKAIAVFIGAEGLALIGNLRNFLSSIQSVAILGFYNGAVKYIAEFKNDVVELSKTISTIFYLGLVSTVLISLLCYFNATSINDIVFSSENNYTYVIKIMAIALPLYSVNMFVFSILNGFSKYKNLIIINIIGQVLGLCITLLLIYQQKLDGALISVVIAESIIFLITLVSILNRRSLVPLLKLKHINFNMIKKMSSYSIMALFSAIVLPLVILAIRSYIIDTIGIKEAGFWEAMTRISKYYLLFISSLMTLYILPRFSEIDSKKEFRKEVFNFYKTIVPVFGLALIVIYLLRSFIIPAVFSSEFKPVEDLFLWQLLGDFIKVLSIVIAYQFLAKKMFWHYIITEAFSVIILYLTSIYFIDLYGVKGATIAHCVTYILYYIVILLIFSSSLFGVISEEPNELLEDE, from the coding sequence TTGAAAAAGATAATAAAGTATATAAACGATAATGTTTTAATAAAAGTTGCTTCGTTAAATTCAGCTTCAGTAGTAACTAAAATCATCACAGGTTTCTTAACATCTAAAGCCATTGCTGTTTTTATAGGAGCAGAAGGTCTAGCACTTATAGGTAATTTACGTAATTTTTTAAGTTCCATACAATCGGTTGCTATACTTGGATTTTATAATGGAGCTGTAAAATACATTGCCGAATTTAAAAATGATGTAGTTGAACTGAGTAAAACCATTTCAACTATTTTTTATTTAGGACTTGTTTCTACAGTGCTAATTTCATTATTATGTTATTTCAATGCAACTTCTATTAATGATATTGTTTTTTCTAGTGAAAACAACTACACATATGTTATAAAAATAATGGCAATAGCACTGCCATTATATTCAGTAAATATGTTTGTGTTTTCTATATTAAATGGATTTTCTAAATATAAAAATTTAATTATTATAAATATAATTGGTCAAGTACTTGGCCTTTGTATTACGTTACTTTTAATCTATCAACAGAAATTAGATGGCGCTTTAATATCAGTAGTAATAGCAGAATCCATTATCTTTTTAATTACACTAGTTAGTATATTAAATAGGCGTAGCCTAGTACCATTGTTAAAGCTAAAACATATTAATTTTAATATGATTAAAAAAATGAGTTCATATTCTATTATGGCTTTGTTCTCAGCTATAGTTCTACCTCTTGTGATTTTAGCGATACGCTCGTATATTATTGATACTATAGGAATTAAAGAAGCAGGGTTTTGGGAAGCAATGACCAGAATTTCTAAGTATTATTTATTGTTTATCAGCTCTTTAATGACTTTGTATATACTACCTCGTTTTTCGGAAATTGATAGTAAAAAAGAATTTAGAAAAGAAGTATTTAATTTTTATAAAACAATAGTTCCTGTTTTCGGACTCGCATTAATAGTAATTTACCTGTTAAGATCATTTATAATTCCTGCTGTATTTTCGAGTGAATTTAAACCTGTTGAAGATTTGTTTTTATGGCAGCTTTTAGGTGATTTTATTAAAGTGCTATCTATTGTAATTGCTTATCAATTCCTAGCAAAAAAAATGTTTTGGCATTATATAATCACAGAAGCTTTTTCTGTAATTATACTTTACTTAACAAGCATATACTTTATAGATCTATATGGAGTTAAAGGCGCAACAATAGCGCATTGTGTAACTTATATTTTGTATTATATTGTTATTCTGTTAATATTTAGTAGTTCTCTTTTTGGAGTAATTTCTGAAGAGCCAAACGAACTTCTTGAGGATGAATAA
- a CDS encoding glycosyltransferase family 2 protein: protein MIPFFSIIIPLYNKGNHIKNTLKSVFNQTFIDFEVIIINDGSTDNSIKIVTSFKDNRLNIIHTKNKGVSSARNLGISNAKANYIVFLDADDLWYPDHLINLKSLIDNYPHCGLYATAYEKSFFSKKIVKAKFNNLNDNHFGVVKDYFNSSIIDGVVWTSAIAIPKKILKLYNGFNTSLESGEDTELWIKISLKEKVVFSSKITAIKVIDNTSNHLSFKDKNIEFLKALNQFKIEEEENKSLKKYLDLNRSSLAINLKMTGNYEHFKNVIKHIDYSNLNIKQQVLLSTPKLFLNALKKMQFILLKNNIYLSSF, encoded by the coding sequence ATGATTCCTTTTTTCTCAATAATAATTCCTTTATATAATAAGGGCAATCATATTAAAAATACTTTAAAAAGTGTTTTTAATCAAACTTTTATTGATTTCGAGGTTATTATAATTAATGACGGCTCTACAGACAATAGTATTAAAATAGTAACAAGTTTTAAAGACAATAGGTTAAATATAATACACACAAAAAACAAAGGAGTATCTAGTGCCAGAAACCTTGGCATAAGTAATGCTAAAGCTAATTATATTGTATTTTTAGATGCTGATGATTTATGGTATCCTGATCATCTTATAAATCTAAAATCTTTAATTGATAACTATCCTCATTGTGGTTTATACGCAACAGCATATGAAAAATCATTTTTCAGCAAAAAAATTGTAAAAGCTAAATTCAACAATCTAAATGACAATCATTTTGGGGTTGTAAAAGATTATTTTAATAGTAGTATCATAGATGGGGTAGTTTGGACCTCAGCAATAGCTATTCCTAAAAAGATATTAAAATTATATAATGGTTTTAATACCTCGCTTGAATCTGGCGAGGATACAGAGCTTTGGATTAAAATTTCATTAAAAGAAAAAGTAGTTTTTTCATCAAAAATTACTGCTATAAAAGTAATAGATAATACGTCAAATCATCTTTCGTTTAAAGATAAAAACATAGAGTTTTTAAAAGCTCTAAATCAATTTAAAATAGAGGAAGAAGAAAATAAAAGTTTGAAGAAGTATCTTGATTTAAATAGATCTTCTCTAGCTATAAATTTAAAAATGACTGGTAACTATGAGCATTTTAAAAACGTTATTAAACATATTGATTACTCAAATCTCAATATAAAACAACAGGTATTATTAAGCACTCCGAAATTATTTCTTAATGCTTTAAAAAAAATGCAGTTTATTTTATTAAAAAACAACATTTACTTATCCTCTTTTTAA
- a CDS encoding WxcM-like domain-containing protein, with product MLIKLIDIPQVHEERGMLSVIDKTIISFDIKRIYYLYDIPSNAYRGGHAHKVQESLLVALSGSFEVILDDGISKERIMLNKPNKGLFIPTGVWREIDNFSSGAVCLVLASNEFDENEYIRDYDEFIALKRG from the coding sequence ATGTTAATTAAACTAATAGATATTCCACAGGTTCATGAAGAAAGAGGGATGTTATCGGTAATAGATAAAACAATTATTTCTTTTGATATTAAACGAATCTATTATCTCTATGATATTCCAAGTAATGCATATAGAGGTGGCCATGCTCATAAAGTGCAAGAATCCTTACTTGTTGCTTTAAGTGGTAGTTTTGAAGTTATTTTGGATGATGGAATTTCTAAAGAACGGATCATGCTAAATAAACCCAATAAGGGATTATTTATTCCTACTGGAGTTTGGAGAGAAATCGATAATTTTTCTTCTGGAGCAGTATGCTTAGTATTAGCTTCAAATGAGTTTGATGAAAATGAATATATAAGAGATTATGACGAATTTATAGCTTTAAAAAGAGGATAA
- a CDS encoding glycosyltransferase, with protein sequence MSESPLVTVICLSYNHEKYVIEALNSISKQNYDAIEIIIVDDASTDNTASLIKKWTINNSAIFIQNKNNLGNTKSFNNALKLAKGNFIVDFAADDILLPDFIKSGVETFASSSHKNLGVVFSNLEFINDQGGHIKYMYPITKTGHAKKKPYTGNVYKHLLYGYFISAPSMLIKKDVFNKLEGYDENLLYEDLDFWFRSSRLFNYDYTDKVLVKKRILKNSLSSNFYKKSGVSLEKSTYISCQKAFKLNKNSEEYKALINRIGYELRLAIKNKNAIALFQFLYLLLKIKSKIIFK encoded by the coding sequence ATGTCTGAATCTCCTTTAGTAACAGTAATATGTTTAAGTTATAATCATGAGAAATATGTAATTGAAGCATTAAATTCTATCTCAAAACAAAATTATGATGCTATCGAAATTATAATTGTTGATGATGCAAGCACAGATAATACTGCATCATTAATAAAAAAATGGACTATAAACAATTCAGCAATATTCATCCAAAACAAAAACAATTTAGGAAACACCAAATCTTTTAACAATGCTTTAAAATTAGCAAAAGGTAATTTTATTGTTGATTTTGCTGCTGACGATATACTTCTTCCTGATTTTATAAAATCAGGGGTAGAAACGTTTGCATCTTCATCCCATAAAAATTTAGGAGTAGTTTTTTCTAATCTTGAATTTATTAACGATCAAGGGGGTCATATAAAATATATGTATCCTATTACTAAAACAGGCCATGCTAAAAAAAAACCTTATACAGGTAATGTATATAAACATTTACTTTATGGTTATTTTATAAGCGCTCCTTCAATGTTGATCAAAAAAGATGTCTTTAATAAATTAGAAGGTTATGATGAAAATTTACTTTACGAAGATCTTGATTTTTGGTTTAGATCATCTAGATTATTTAATTATGACTATACAGATAAAGTACTAGTAAAAAAAAGAATTTTGAAAAACTCTTTAAGCTCCAATTTTTACAAAAAAAGTGGGGTTAGCTTAGAAAAATCAACTTATATTTCTTGTCAGAAAGCTTTTAAACTTAATAAAAATAGTGAAGAATATAAGGCCCTTATTAATAGAATAGGTTACGAATTACGTCTTGCAATAAAGAACAAAAATGCAATAGCTCTTTTTCAATTTTTATATTTATTACTAAAAATAAAATCAAAAATTATTTTCAAATAA
- a CDS encoding glycosyltransferase family 2 protein has protein sequence MVSVLIPTYNFNATNLVNEIYKQLLNNKLSFEIIVYDDGSLSHLNKKNEAINNISNCTFKAFNTNIGRSAIRNLLAINAQYDLLLFIDSGTFPESENFILKYSKLFNKSVVIGGMTCLKKKPKKHYRLRWLYTKLRESNLYKNHKKAPSICSSNFLIQKDFFMNNLFDESIKKYGYEDVLFFDALTKQGIDITYINNPVIHNADDNTNTFLKKTENAIENLIELIKTNKLDKDKSRISKTFYSLKKIKTDRFIAYCFVLSKSILKINFNSSYPSILLYDFYRLGYFCLLMNKK, from the coding sequence ATGGTTTCAGTTTTAATTCCTACTTATAATTTTAATGCAACTAATCTAGTAAATGAAATTTATAAGCAATTATTAAATAACAAACTATCTTTTGAAATTATTGTATATGATGATGGCTCTTTATCTCATTTAAATAAAAAAAATGAAGCTATAAACAATATCTCAAATTGTACTTTTAAAGCATTTAATACTAATATAGGCAGGAGTGCTATAAGAAATTTATTGGCCATAAATGCTCAATATGATCTTTTACTATTTATAGATTCAGGAACATTTCCTGAAAGTGAAAATTTTATTTTAAAATACTCCAAACTATTTAATAAAAGTGTTGTTATTGGAGGAATGACTTGTCTTAAAAAGAAACCAAAAAAACATTATAGGCTTAGATGGTTGTATACTAAACTAAGAGAAAGCAATTTATATAAAAACCATAAAAAAGCACCTTCTATTTGTTCTTCAAATTTTTTAATTCAAAAAGATTTTTTTATGAATAATTTATTTGATGAATCTATAAAAAAATATGGTTATGAAGATGTTTTATTTTTCGACGCATTAACGAAACAAGGAATCGATATAACATATATTAATAATCCTGTGATTCATAATGCAGACGATAATACTAATACATTTTTAAAAAAAACAGAAAATGCAATAGAGAATTTAATTGAATTAATTAAAACAAATAAATTAGATAAAGACAAATCTAGAATTTCTAAAACTTTTTACTCATTAAAAAAAATAAAAACAGATAGGTTTATAGCTTATTGTTTTGTTTTAAGTAAATCTATATTAAAAATAAATTTTAACTCATCGTATCCCTCAATCCTACTATATGATTTTTATAGATTAGGGTATTTTTGTTTATTAATGAATAAGAAATGA